From Pseudomonas sp. stari2:
CGCTGGTGAGCCGCGCCATCACGTATTACCAAACCGCCAGTTATGGCTTCAAGCAACAGCTGCTTGGCTGGAAAGCGCCCAAGGAGGGTGCCGCGCAAGTCAGCGATCGTTAATCGAAGCGCCCCGGGCTGATGCCCCGGGGCGTTTTCCCGTTCTGGATCCCTCATGTCATCAAGTGTTGTACGCCCTGCCCCTCGCCCGCTGAACTTTTGGCTGTGCCTGGGGATACCCGCCGTCGCGGCCGCCATCCTGGTCTTGCTCGAACTGACCGATCTGGACATGAACCTGGCCCGGATGTTTTACGACCCCGCCGCCGGCGACTTCATCGGACGCCATAGTTACTTTCTGGAAAACATCCTTCACGACCGCGCCAAACAGGTGGTGATTGCGTTTTCGGTGTTTTCCGTCATCGGTTTCATCGCTGCATTCTTCATTGAACGGCTCAAGCCATTCAAGCGTGAACTGGGTTGCCTGGTGCTGTCGCTCGGCCTGGCGACGTCATTCGTGACACCGATGAAAGCAGTGACCGCCGTGCAGTGTCCGTGGAGTCTTGAGCAGTTCGGCGGCCATGAAACCTACAGCAAACTGCTGGATCACCGTCCGCCGACCGACAAGCCCGGCCGCTGCTGGCCCGGTGGCCATGCCGCAACGGGTTTCACCTTGTTCGCGCTGTTCTTCGTGCTGCGGGATCGTCGCCCGCGACTGGCGCGGCAGGCGTTCATCTTTGCCTTTGCGCTGGGCTCGGTGTTCTCGATCAGCCGGATGATGCAGGGCGCGCACTTCTTTTCGCACAACGTGTGGACGGCAATTTTCTGCTGGCTGATCTGCCTGGGGTCGTATTACTGGGTGCTGTATCGCCCGACCGTGAAAGCTGAAGCGGTCATGAAGTCGCAACCGGTAAACGCCTGATTACTCAAACGCCAGATAACAAAATCAGGACAATAAAAAACCCCGCCTGCTCATCGCAGGCGGGGTTTTTCGTTTCGGGGTAAGGCTGGCTTACATCATGCCGCCCATGCCACCCATGCCGCCCATGTCCGGCATACCGCCGCCTACTGCACCTTCTTTCTTCGGTGCGTCAGCAACAGCAGCTTCGGTGGTCAGGATCAGACCGCCGATCGACGATGCAGCTTGCAGAGCGGAACGGGTGACCTTGGTTGGGTCCAGGATGCCCATTTCGATCATGTCGCCGTATTCGCCAGTCGCAGCGTTGTAACCGAAGTTACCTTTGCCGTTCTTGACTTCGTTGACCACAACGCTTGGCTCGTCGCCGCTGTTGGCAGCGATCTGACGCAGCGGTGCTTCAACAGCGCGACGCAGAACAGCGATACCTACGTCCTGGTCGGCGTTGTCGCCTTTCAGGCTGATGATCGCGTTCAGAGCGCGGATCAGCGCAACGCCACCGCCAGGCACCACGCCTTCTTCAACGGCTGCACGGGTAGCGTGCAGGGCGTCTTCAACGCGGGCTTTCTTCTCTTTCATTTCTACTTCGGAACCAGCGCCAACCTTGATCACTGCAACGCCGCCGGACAGCTTGGCCAGACGCTCTTGCAGTTTTTCACGGTCGTAGTCCGAGGAGGTCTCGGCCACCTGGGCACGGATCTGAGCGATACGCGCCTGGATGTCGCCTTCAACGCCAGCACCGTCAACGATGATGGTGTTTTCCTTGGACAGGGTTACGCGCTTGGCGCTACCCAGGTGTTCCAGGGTGGTGCTTTCCAGGCTCAGGCCGATCTCTTCGGAGATAACGGTACCGCCGGTCAGAACGGCGATGTCCTGCAGCATGGCCTTGCGACGGTCGCCGAAGCCTGGAGCCTTGACGGCTGCGACTTTAACGATGCCACGCATGTTGTTCACGACCAGAGTCGCCAGGGCTTCACCTTCAACGTCTTCGGCAACGATCAGCAGTGGACGGCCGGCTTTGGCAACGGCTTCCAGTACTGGCAGCATTTCGCGGATGTTCGAGATCTTCTTGTCGACCAGCAGGATCAGCGCGCCTTCCAGCTCGGCAACCATGGTCTCTGGCTTGTTGACGAAGTACGGGGACAGGTAGCCACGGTCGAACTGCATGCCTTCTACAACCGACAGTTCGTTTTCCAGGCCCGAGCCTTCTTCAACGGTGATCACGCCTTCTTTACCGACTTTTTCCATGGCTTCGGCAATGATGTCGCCGATGGAGTTGTCGGAGTTGGCGGAGATGGTGCCAACCTGAGCGATCGCTTTAGTGTCGGTGCATGGCGCGGACAGCTTTTTCAGCTCGGCAACGACAGCGATGGTCGCTTTGTCGATACCGCGCTTCAGGTCCATCGGGTTCATGCCGGCAGCGACGGCTTTCAGGCCTTCGTTGACGATCGACTGTGCCAGAACGGTAGCAGTGGTAGTACCGTCACCAGCGTCATCGTTGGCACGGGAGGCAACGTCTTTGACCAGCTGCGCGCCCATGTTTTCGAAACGGTCTTCCAGCTCGATTTCCTTGGCAACGGAGACGCCGTCCTTGGTGATGGTCGGAGCGCCGAAGCTCTTCTCGAGGATCACGTTACGGCCTTTCGGGCCCAGGGTCGCTTTTACCGCGTCAGCCAGGACGTTTACGCCAACCAGCATTTTCTTGCGGGCGGAATCGCCGAATTTAACTTCTTTAGCAGCCATGATCGATATTCCTTAAATACTTTGTAGTAGCGGGAAAATGAACGGGGGTAATCAGCCTTCGATAACGGCGAGGATTTCGTTCTCGCTCATTACCAGCAGGTCTTCGCCGTCGACTTTCACAGTGTTGCTGCCGGAGTACGGACCGAACACAACCTTGTCGCCTACCTTCACGGACAGTGCGCGCACTTCACCGTTTTCCAGTGCCTTGCCCGGGCCTACAGCCAGAATCTCACCGTGGTTGGCTTTTTCAGCAGCCGAACCTGGCAGGACGATACCGCCAGCGGTTTTCTTTTCTTCTTCGCTGCGACGGATGACGACGCGGTCATGCAGAGGACGAAGCTTCATTGTCGATCTCTCCTAATTGTGGTTTTCATCGGCCGGTGTAGTCCCGGCGGGTTTAACGAATCCGGCCTGCGCCGGTTGCGGTTCGTCGAGCGAACCGCGGAAGTCTGTCCGACTCAAAATGTCGGAACCTTTCGGTGACCGATACATAAGGGCGCAGAAGCTTATTACAAGGGCGGGGGTCAAAAAATTTTCATGCAGCCTGCATGAACTCGCCCCGCAAACGAACACGGCACCCGAAGGTGCCGTGTCGATGCAGAAGTTACTTGGTGTCGCGGTGTTCGAATTCGCCTTCGATTACATCGCCTTCGCGGCCCAGAGGCTGGCGCGGTGCCGGACCGCCGCGAGGTTGCAGGTCATCGGCGAACGCTCGCTGGCGCATGGCCTGCTCTTCGGCGCGCTGGCGCATTTTGTTGGCGACGAGTCGACGACTGAACGGCAACAGCAGCACCAGACCGACCACGTCACTGATGAAACCCGGCAGGATCAACAGGCCACCGGCCAGGGCCAGCATCAGGCCTTCGAGCATGGTTTGCGCAGGCAGTTCGCCGCGGTTCAGGCTTTCACGGGCACGCAGGGCAGTTGCCAGTCCGGCGACGCGCAGCACAAATACGCCGAACATCGAGCCGAGAATGATCAGCAGCAGGGCCGGAAAAAATCCGATCGAACCTGCCACTTTGACGAATACGAACAGCTCCAACACCGGGAACAGCAGAAAGAGCAACAAAAAAGGGCGCATCAAAGTTTCCTCAACGCAAGAAATGCCTTGCAGTAAGCCTTAGATGACGTCGCCCTTTCGTGAATTCAAGCGTCGGCTACTGCATTTTTTGGCCAGACCTCGGCGTGAGCCAGAGAAACCAAGGCTTCGCGCACTTGTATCGGCGTATGACAAGGCGCTTGAAACGGCAGCCAGTACAGCGCCTGACCGATGCGCAGGTGCATGCCTTCGGTGTCGATCCCGGCCATTTGTGCCGGTACGGTTTTCGGCAGCCCGGCGAGGTCGACGTAATGGGCGATGGCCTTGGCGTGGTCGCTGTTCATGTGCTCGACCATGCTGATTTCGGCCTTGCCGGCGAACGGGTTGGCCAGGGTCAGATGATCGACCCAGTGGATCGCGCCGAAACCACCGATGTAGCGATGGCGCACGGGTTTGAGCACCCAGAAATCGAAATCGTGAGCCTTGTGGTAATTCCGCGAATCGGGGAAATAACGATAGTAGCGCTCAGCAGCGGCTTCGATGGCGGCCGCGTCTTCGAGTTTTTCCGCTTCGGCCAGATAGGTCAGGCGACCAACGGCTTGCACATCGTCAGCCTCGCGCTCACCCACCAGCAGCGAACATTTCGGGTCTTTCTGCAGGTTGTGGGTGTGCTGGGCGATGCGGCTGATGAGGATCAGCGGCCGTCCCTGCTCGTCCAGGCAGTAAGGAACCACGGAGCCAAACGGAAAACCGGGCATTGATTTGGAGTGGGTCGACAGCACGCCACGGTATTCCTTGAGAAGCAATTCTCGGGCATTCTTAGCCGCTTCAACGCTCAATTTATGACTCCTTAAATAGAATCCGTCAAAAAAACGGACGGGCGACACGGATAAGTATCAGTCGTCACTGGGGCAGTTCTCATGTGCAGCCGGGCCATGTCAGGCGCAGATCGAGAGGCTCTCTAAAGGACACCACTCTGACCTGCTCTCGGGGGCATGCGAATGCAACTCAACGACAAAGTAATCATTATCACTGGCGGTTGCCAAGGCTTGGGCCGCTCGATGGCCGAGTATTTCGCGGGCAAGGGCGCGAAGCTGGCACTGGTCGATCTGAATCAGGAAAAACTCGATGACGCCGTCGCGGCCTG
This genomic window contains:
- a CDS encoding FxsA family protein is translated as MRPFLLLFLLFPVLELFVFVKVAGSIGFFPALLLIILGSMFGVFVLRVAGLATALRARESLNRGELPAQTMLEGLMLALAGGLLILPGFISDVVGLVLLLPFSRRLVANKMRQRAEEQAMRQRAFADDLQPRGGPAPRQPLGREGDVIEGEFEHRDTK
- a CDS encoding HugZ family protein — protein: MSVEAAKNARELLLKEYRGVLSTHSKSMPGFPFGSVVPYCLDEQGRPLILISRIAQHTHNLQKDPKCSLLVGEREADDVQAVGRLTYLAEAEKLEDAAAIEAAAERYYRYFPDSRNYHKAHDFDFWVLKPVRHRYIGGFGAIHWVDHLTLANPFAGKAEISMVEHMNSDHAKAIAHYVDLAGLPKTVPAQMAGIDTEGMHLRIGQALYWLPFQAPCHTPIQVREALVSLAHAEVWPKNAVADA
- a CDS encoding phosphatase PAP2 family protein, with amino-acid sequence MSSSVVRPAPRPLNFWLCLGIPAVAAAILVLLELTDLDMNLARMFYDPAAGDFIGRHSYFLENILHDRAKQVVIAFSVFSVIGFIAAFFIERLKPFKRELGCLVLSLGLATSFVTPMKAVTAVQCPWSLEQFGGHETYSKLLDHRPPTDKPGRCWPGGHAATGFTLFALFFVLRDRRPRLARQAFIFAFALGSVFSISRMMQGAHFFSHNVWTAIFCWLICLGSYYWVLYRPTVKAEAVMKSQPVNA
- the groL gene encoding chaperonin GroEL (60 kDa chaperone family; promotes refolding of misfolded polypeptides especially under stressful conditions; forms two stacked rings of heptamers to form a barrel-shaped 14mer; ends can be capped by GroES; misfolded proteins enter the barrel where they are refolded when GroES binds), whose translation is MAAKEVKFGDSARKKMLVGVNVLADAVKATLGPKGRNVILEKSFGAPTITKDGVSVAKEIELEDRFENMGAQLVKDVASRANDDAGDGTTTATVLAQSIVNEGLKAVAAGMNPMDLKRGIDKATIAVVAELKKLSAPCTDTKAIAQVGTISANSDNSIGDIIAEAMEKVGKEGVITVEEGSGLENELSVVEGMQFDRGYLSPYFVNKPETMVAELEGALILLVDKKISNIREMLPVLEAVAKAGRPLLIVAEDVEGEALATLVVNNMRGIVKVAAVKAPGFGDRRKAMLQDIAVLTGGTVISEEIGLSLESTTLEHLGSAKRVTLSKENTIIVDGAGVEGDIQARIAQIRAQVAETSSDYDREKLQERLAKLSGGVAVIKVGAGSEVEMKEKKARVEDALHATRAAVEEGVVPGGGVALIRALNAIISLKGDNADQDVGIAVLRRAVEAPLRQIAANSGDEPSVVVNEVKNGKGNFGYNAATGEYGDMIEMGILDPTKVTRSALQAASSIGGLILTTEAAVADAPKKEGAVGGGMPDMGGMGGMGGMM
- a CDS encoding co-chaperone GroES, which encodes MKLRPLHDRVVIRRSEEEKKTAGGIVLPGSAAEKANHGEILAVGPGKALENGEVRALSVKVGDKVVFGPYSGSNTVKVDGEDLLVMSENEILAVIEG